ttaaaaaaaatgtaagtactCTGTGcttctgtcaaatcaaacatcaatggaggtgcgttcataactctttatttttacgaaaacacctaagcaaacatttaatttgtaattcaaagaactatatttaattatattactattatttaataagtacaaaaaagggcttaatggttcataatttgacgctataaagcgcaattttaaaatgtatttttagtattatctatgcaaaaaaaaaccgctaaaatcataccattttaggtttcgaaacgcaacgcatatggtttgAGTAATaaagacaaacttatgcaacgactgtagagcgtcatctctttctcacaccgcagaccacagacaaatttaattCGCTCATTCTTCATAAGTGATACAAACGTCATTTAGTAAAAGGCatttcatggtacgaattttagcgattcagtttaggtattTAAACTGagctgcatcggaatcgcatcgcttattaaaagttgatggtaggccctcaggtATTTCAAAGTTAGTAGATATTacataaacaaaacttaaatgttctttttgtttaaaaaaatgttaacaatattgatttttttttcatcacagACAAAATACAAACTCAACCggcataatatttaataataataatctggtATATTTTAATTCACTTTGTTTACAACTCGTAAAAAAAGTGAATAAATCAAATTGTTACATGTCAGCATCTTTAGGAAGTGAAAGGAAGAACTGTCTGTAAGTTGTCCCTACTGGATAGCCACGCTGGCGTGGCCGACGCGCGTACTTGCGATTTCGATATCTGCAAGGGGAGTGAGACTGGCCTGATTTAAGTGAAATGTAAAACTCGAAACTCTATCTGCGTTCTGAATATCAGAGATTAAGATCCTTCAATAAAgcaatataacaaaaaagaaacatttCTCACCAACCTTTAGTGCAAAAACTTTTTGGGCACAATGAACACATAAACGGCTTAACACCGGTATGCCTCAAGAGATGTTGACGTAAATTTGAATTGTTGTTGAAACCTCTGCCACATTCTGAACATAGAAATGGTGTTTCTCCAGTGTGTATTCTTTTGTGGTCCTTCAGAGAACATAGCTGAgaaaaagctaaaaaaattacaaattaagatatctTTATGCCTACAGTAAGTTGTTAAAAGTTGATAGGTGTCATAGTCAGATCTATGATCTCTTATCAGACGGCTTATTAAAGTTATGAGCTGtggagggtagaggcaaggagaatcatctgataagggagaaaagttgaaaaagtgtccagcttatgcTGTAAATAATGGTTCAACAACCTTTCACAATGGtgctggtgtaggcacagggtatggtatgaagtatggtgaatgtagccAATGTAAACAAATAGATTAATGCcgagttaaaaaatataatattattgtcgactaaagtgttatttattgaaaatttcaacaacttttgttgtacaaaataatgtagtaaatataaccttaaataattattatagggaaACATGCACCTAcagtgattagtattatttacGCTGATCCTACTGTAGCCCCACCCTAATGTAATGCATTATGTtagatattttttcatatacactgatgattctccttgcctctaTCCTTCATACTACCTACAATAATATCCGGGAATTGTTAAGTCAGATTGACTGATCTCAGCTCTATAGAGCATCTTGTTAATAATGTCATTATAATCAACAATTTTTATTGCATGGAATgtggaataaaatttattcatctGATGCATAATGAATAGAAAAAGatgattatatattaaaattagccTAGTACTATCTGCCATAACACCTCACAGAAATATGAGTGTTCCATTTTACTAATTAGATTAACACATTCTTATTAGAAACAATggacattttaattaaatataataatccaAATGATTTATGCTCAAGGAACTGAATGAAGTAATCTCCTTCTTATTTGATTGATGTAAATTTTTGTAGGATGTATAAAAGTTGTCAGGGATATGTATTGCCAGACCAAGGATGGGGGATGGGACAAAGAATCATGAAATTCatgttacataatttatagataatctaTTGATGTAATAGGTgcattaacaaaaatatagaaGAAGAATAGAAGGTCATGTTTTTTGGTATCTGTTCTGTTTCAACATGAAAACATAGCTGTTATATAGTTCCATTGGCTTGATGACACATGGAAGAGAAGTTGTAAAGATTTACTTATTTCTCCCTACTTGAGGATGTTAGCAAACACAAATTTtttgttacacaaataaaaccaaaaacaaaattttatgaatgatgtgggACTCAAACCTGCAACCTCTCTTCAGTGCTAgcactctttccaactgagccaaccatttgagtgacatatcattaataaaatcttgtatgctttgttcaactctcagtttgtggcttcatctacaggatctactttaccattgataacctgctcaaccccaatatttgcattttaggaaattgacttgagttgttgctcttgcaaatctaagaAATTTGTTATGTTGCAGGACTTGaacctgcatcgttcataaaattttgttttcggttttatttgtgtaattaatccccgAAGTGAGAGTAACcactataaaaacataacaaattgcttacaattttttgtCTAATACTTACATTTATCACAATGTGGGCAGATGTATGACTTAACTTTCTTATGCTTATTAACATGCTCTGACAACTGATCATGTCGAGAGTAACTTTTAGGACACTCAGAACATTTAAACGGTCTCTCATCTGTGTGCAGCTTCATATGACGCCTTAGTAAAGTTTTCGATGATAATACTTTGTTACAATTATCACACATAAAATGCTCATATGTCCTGTGTTGTTTCAAATGAGTGGCCAGTAATTTCTCCGACTTAAAGGTCTTTAAACATTGGGAACATGTGAATAAATCCGGAGTGTATTCAACTTTTAAGTTGTTTAAAACTTCATTACTTATAGTGTGGCGTTTTGATATATGCTTTTCCAATGATGTCTGTCGGAAAAATGTCTTGCTGCATTGTGCACATGCTATTTTAGATTCATGTTTTTTTGAGTTTGTCTCTTTAACTTCGTCCTttgtgtcaataaaaaaatcttcacAATCATTAAAGTATTCTGAGTCTATTTCATCTTTAAGTTCTATATCACTgacttcatttttaattttgctaaCAAGCAAAAGCTTTTGTAATTCTTTTTCAGTTTGGATTGCTTGGTTTCTAAATGTGGCTATGAGCTTTAATATGTTTGCACATGAATCACATATTCTTTGGGGTAAGCCATCTTCCTTCTGCAcctgtaattatttttagtaagaTCACTCTATGGACTATTTTTATCTGTATTGCACTCTTTACCTCCAAATAAAACTGTGTAATTAGAGTTCTAAccatattatttgaaatttttgtttatataagtaTCGTatagttacatattatatacactaCAATCTACAATATGTagcatttgcaaaaaaaaataccaaaatggCGGCAAGCAGCAATCAAGAAAAACAAAGGTTTTGTCACCTTTAACTTTTAATATACCCCTTTTTACCTCATCacaaatcttaataataaatttatttaatgatttgtTCAGATTATCACATCTGACCTATAATTATTTGGTACACAATGCTGGAGTGTGTGGTACTAACATCAGATCACC
This portion of the Leptidea sinapis chromosome 32, ilLepSina1.1, whole genome shotgun sequence genome encodes:
- the LOC126974277 gene encoding gastrula zinc finger protein XlCGF57.1-like — translated: MEIVDVKDLCRTCMKSNLIMEDLFTPIKLDDNNLLVFSDILVASTSLQVQKEDGLPQRICDSCANILKLIATFRNQAIQTEKELQKLLLVSKIKNEVSDIELKDEIDSEYFNDCEDFFIDTKDEVKETNSKKHESKIACAQCSKTFFRQTSLEKHISKRHTISNEVLNNLKVEYTPDLFTCSQCLKTFKSEKLLATHLKQHRTYEHFMCDNCNKVLSSKTLLRRHMKLHTDERPFKCSECPKSYSRHDQLSEHVNKHKKVKSYICPHCDKSFSQLCSLKDHKRIHTGETPFLCSECGRGFNNNSNLRQHLLRHTGVKPFMCSLCPKSFCTKGQLKSHSDTHTGVHPYKCHECGASFTKLNSLKKHSMIHLGIKPFSCDTCNTSFTSKDHLKRHQRIHTGEKPYKCTHCERAFTQSNDLVKHLRIHIGQNVYQCSVCLMRFRLMRDLKRHYPIHYGTDQGKDKPVEFSETADNKTDVKPATERRITITLNNLLDKSCLGDISIDISPEDT